Proteins encoded within one genomic window of Cucumis sativus cultivar 9930 chromosome 3, Cucumber_9930_V3, whole genome shotgun sequence:
- the LOC101219031 gene encoding transcriptional regulator SUPERMAN — protein sequence MDPDHIPTTTTIAATTTTDQDQSSKPTTEDTDQINNEMGSGRSYECVFCKRGFTTAQALGGHMNIHRKDRVKNKPNTPSKPEPFTNHSSTLRPMLTTTAAVTTVSHHQSFQTYFPTSSTWCLGTTTSSPPHDHQFSYVHNNPQVLNTFKDQNWTTTNMSLASQSSPTLALSDGRDKRSDGNGGDDDDGDEELDLELRLGHDR from the coding sequence ATGGACCCTGACCATATTCCAACAACCACCACCATCGCTGCCACTACCACTACCGACCAAGACCAGAGTTCAAAACCAACAACCGAAGACACTGATCAAATCAACAACGAAATGGGTAGTGGACGCTCCTACGAGTGCGTATTTTGCAAACGAGGGTTCACGACGGCTCAAGCCCTAGGTGGCCACATGAACATTCACCGCAAAGACCGTGTTAAAAACAAGCCTAATACTCCTTCTAAGCCTGAACCCTTCACCAACCATTCTTCAACACTTCGCCCGATGTTGACAACCACTGCTGCAGTGACGACAGTATCTCATCACCAATCTTTTCAAACCTATTTCCCCACTTCTTCCACTTGGTGCTTGGGTACTACTACCTCGTCACCACCTCACGATCATCAATTCTCATATGTACATAACAACCCTCAAGTTTTGAATACTTTCAAGGATCAAAATTGGACGACAACCAATATGAGCCTCGCCTCGCAGTCGTCGCCTACCCTTGCCTTGAGTGATGGTCGGGACAAGAGATCAGATGGCAATGGTGGTGATGATGATGACGGCGATGAAGAACTCGATTTGGAGCTTCGACTTGGACATGATCGGTAG